The stretch of DNA CCGATCGCTTCCTGCCTGACAAGGCAATTGACTTGATTGATGAAGCGGGCTCTCGGGTTCGTTTACTTAACTCGCAATTACCTCCTGCTGCTAAAGAACTCGATAAAGAACTTCGTCAAGTTCTGAAAGAGAAAGATGATGCAGTGCGGGCACAGGACTTTGATCGGGCGGGTGAGTTGCGCGATCGCGAAATGGAAATCAAAACTGAAATCCGGGCGATCGCTCAAACCAAGAAGGCCGAACCTGGCAATGAAGACGCTTCTCCAATGGTGGATGAAGAAGACATTGCTCATATCGTCGCTTCTTGGACAGGTGTCCCTGTTAATAAGCTCACCGAATCTGAGTCTGAAAAGCTGCTCCACATGGAAGACACCTTGCATGGGCGCTTGATTGGTCAGGATGAAGCGGTTAAGGCCGTGTCTCGTGCCATTCGTCGGGCACGGGTTGGCTTGAAGAACCCCAACCGTCCGATCGCCAGCTTTATTTTCTCTGGTCCTACTGGGGTAGGTAAAACTGAGTTGACTAAGTCGTTGGCGGCTTACTTCTTCGGTTCCGAGGATGCCATGATCCGGCTTGACATGTCGGAATACATGGAGCGGCACACCGTTTCCAAGCTGATCGGTTCGCCTCCGGGCTACGTTGGCTACAACGAAGGCGGTCAGTTGACTGAAGCAGTGCGTCGTCGGCCTTATACCGTGGTGCTCTTCGATGAAATCGAGAAAGCCCACCCCGACGTGTTCAATATGCTGTTGCAAATCTTGGAAGATGGTCGCCTGACCGATGCCAAGGGCCGCACAGTAGACTTCAAGAACACGCTGCTGATCATGACTTCCAACATCGGTTCCAAGGTGATTGAGAAGGGTGGTGGTGGTCTTGGCTTCGAGTTCTCTGCCGAGAGCCAAGCTGATTCCCAATACAACCGCATCCGCTCTCTGGTCAACGAAGAACTGAAGCAGTACTTCCGCCCAGAGTTCCTCAACCGTCTCGACGAGATTATTGTCTTCCGTCAACTGACGAAGGACGAGGTCAAGGAAATCGCCGACATCATGCTGAACGAGGTCTTCCGTCGTCTCGGCGAGCAAGGCATCACGCTGGAAGTCACTGAGCGGTTCAAGGATCGGTTAGTGGAAGAAGGCTACAACCCCAGCTATGGTGCCCGACCATTACGTCGAGCCATCATGCGGTTGTTGGAAGACAGCCTTGCTGAGGAAATCCTCTCTGGCCGCGTCCAGGATGGCGACACTGCCATTATGGATGTGGATGAAGGTCAGGTGAAGGTGTTGAAAGGTGAAAAGCGCGAGTTGTTGCCTCAAGCAGCTGAGTAACTTCTAGTTCCGAGAAATAATTAATAGTTAAGCGGTAGAGCGTTAAATCCTCTACCGTTTTTTTGTTTTTGCTGAAGGAAGAAGCAAGGAGGATCTGTGAAAGTTGCAATTATTGGCTGTGGATATGTCGGCATGGCAACCGCTCGATGCTGGCGACAAGCAGGTTGCACCGTTACCGCTACCACAACTAGCGTGCCGCGCTTGTCAGAACTAGAAGCGATCGCAGACCATGCCGTTTTAGCCCAAGGCAATGATGAAACCTCACTAGCTGAGGCTTTAGCGGATCAACAAGTCGTGTTGCTGAGTGTGGGGGCGCGTAGCCCTAGCAGTTACGAAGAAACCTATCTACAAACAGCCAAAACTTTAGTGAAGGTTCTAGCTCAAACACCGAGCGTGCAACAACTTATCTATACAGGCAGCTATGCGGTTTATGGTGACCAGCAGGGCAATTGGGTAGATGAAACCTCACCCGTTAAACCTGCTAACCGCAACGGTGAAATTTTGGCCGAAACTGAACAAGTATTGCTGAATGCTCAGTTACAGCCGTTCTCACAGGAATCTGTTGCCCCTGAAAATTCTGGTTCCCCCCAAAATTGGGGGGCTAGGGGGGCGACAAGTGCTGTCAAGGTGTGTGTCTTGCGGTTGGGTGGCATCTATGGCCCAGGACGAGAACTCCAGCGAATTTTTGGGCGAGCTGCGGGCACCACAAGACCAGGAACAGGGGCAGAACCGAGTAACTGGATTCACCTGGATGACATTGTGGGCGCGATCGCTTTTGCCCAAGAGCACCAACTCCAGGGAATTTATAATCTGGTGCAAGAAGTGACGCTAACCAGTCGAGAACTGATTGAGCAGGTGTGTCAGCGCTACAACCTAGCCCCTGTGAATTGGGACGAATCGCAACCCAGTGCCCGCCCCTACAATGCCAAGGTATCTAACCAAAAACTGAAATCCGCCGGATATCAATTTATTTATCCAGAGCTGCAAGTGTAGCCCGCGAAGGTGGGCTTGGTATCTGTAACCTCAGGCTTCAGTCTGTAGGTTCATTGAGAAATGGTTGGTTTAACCTCACAAAGAACGCGATCGATTTAGCACTCATTCCGATAGAGTGCTAAATTCTAGTTGGAAGCGTAGGGAACGAAATATGGCAAAAATTGTTGCATTCAGCGAAGAATCTCGGCGAGCGTTAGAACGAGGTGTGAATGCGTTAGCAGATGCCGTTCGGATCACTCTAGGACCCAAAGGCCGCAACGTGGTGCTAGAGAAAAAGTATGGGGCACCTCAGATCGTCAATGACGGTGTCACGATCGCGAAAGAAATTGAACTTGAAGATCCCCTAGAGCAAACGGGAGCCCAACTAATTCGGGAAGTGGCTTCTAAAACCAAGGATATTGCTGGAGATGGCACCACTACTGCCACAGTGCTGGCTCAAGCCCTGATTAGAGAAGGCTTAAAGAACGTGGCAGCTGGGTCTAATCCGGTGAGCCTCCGT from Trichocoleus desertorum ATA4-8-CV12 encodes:
- a CDS encoding ATP-dependent Clp protease ATP-binding subunit; the encoded protein is MFERFTEKAIKVIMLAQEEARRLGHNFVGTEQILLGLIGEGTGVAAKVLKSMGVNLKDARIEVEKIIGRGSGFVAVEIPFTPRAKRVLELSLEEARQLGHNYIGTEHLLLGLIREGEGVAARVLENLGVDLSKVRTQVIRMLGETAEVSTTPGGGRTKTPTLDEFGSNLTQMAAEGKLDPVVGRQKEIERVIQILGRRTKNNPVLIGEPGVGKTAIAEGLAQRIANNDIPDILEDKRVVTLDIGLLVAGTKYRGEFEERLKKIMDEIRSAGNVILVIDEVHTLIGAGAAEGAIDAANILKPALARGELQCIGATTLDEYRKHIERDAALERRFQPVMVGEPSVDETIEILRGLRERYEQHHKLKISDAALDAAAKLSDRYISDRFLPDKAIDLIDEAGSRVRLLNSQLPPAAKELDKELRQVLKEKDDAVRAQDFDRAGELRDREMEIKTEIRAIAQTKKAEPGNEDASPMVDEEDIAHIVASWTGVPVNKLTESESEKLLHMEDTLHGRLIGQDEAVKAVSRAIRRARVGLKNPNRPIASFIFSGPTGVGKTELTKSLAAYFFGSEDAMIRLDMSEYMERHTVSKLIGSPPGYVGYNEGGQLTEAVRRRPYTVVLFDEIEKAHPDVFNMLLQILEDGRLTDAKGRTVDFKNTLLIMTSNIGSKVIEKGGGGLGFEFSAESQADSQYNRIRSLVNEELKQYFRPEFLNRLDEIIVFRQLTKDEVKEIADIMLNEVFRRLGEQGITLEVTERFKDRLVEEGYNPSYGARPLRRAIMRLLEDSLAEEILSGRVQDGDTAIMDVDEGQVKVLKGEKRELLPQAAE
- a CDS encoding SDR family oxidoreductase encodes the protein MKVAIIGCGYVGMATARCWRQAGCTVTATTTSVPRLSELEAIADHAVLAQGNDETSLAEALADQQVVLLSVGARSPSSYEETYLQTAKTLVKVLAQTPSVQQLIYTGSYAVYGDQQGNWVDETSPVKPANRNGEILAETEQVLLNAQLQPFSQESVAPENSGSPQNWGARGATSAVKVCVLRLGGIYGPGRELQRIFGRAAGTTRPGTGAEPSNWIHLDDIVGAIAFAQEHQLQGIYNLVQEVTLTSRELIEQVCQRYNLAPVNWDESQPSARPYNAKVSNQKLKSAGYQFIYPELQV